A window from gamma proteobacterium SS-5 encodes these proteins:
- the purN gene encoding phosphoribosylglycinamide formyltransferase yields MSQPIDCRLVVLISGSGSNLQALIDAQAAGAPYRIAAVISNRADAYGLQRAAQAGIDTLVLDHRDYPDRESYDQALIAAIDQFQPGLVALAGFMRILSDQFVRHYSGRLLNIHPSLLPKYKGLHTHRRALEAGDREHGCSVHFVTEELDGGPVIVQAKVVVQPDDNAEALAARVLKREHFIYPLCLRWFAEGRLRLGQGQVELEGAALAGPVVFDTEDRRRKTDFCVAARQIK; encoded by the coding sequence ATGTCCCAGCCCATTGATTGCAGGCTGGTCGTGCTCATCTCCGGCAGCGGCAGCAACCTGCAGGCCCTGATCGATGCCCAAGCCGCCGGTGCGCCCTACCGCATCGCCGCCGTGATCAGCAACCGCGCCGATGCCTACGGCCTGCAACGGGCCGCCCAAGCCGGAATCGACACCCTGGTGCTAGATCACCGCGACTACCCCGACCGCGAGAGCTACGATCAGGCCCTGATCGCCGCCATCGACCAGTTCCAGCCCGGCCTGGTGGCCCTGGCCGGCTTCATGCGCATCCTCAGTGATCAGTTTGTCCGCCACTACAGCGGCCGCCTGCTCAACATCCACCCCTCCCTGCTGCCCAAATACAAGGGCCTGCACACCCATCGGCGGGCCTTGGAGGCGGGGGATCGGGAACACGGCTGTAGCGTCCATTTCGTCACGGAAGAACTGGACGGCGGCCCGGTGATCGTGCAGGCCAAGGTGGTGGTCCAGCCAGACGACAACGCCGAGGCCCTGGCCGCCCGAGTGCTCAAGCGCGAGCATTTCATCTACCCCCTGTGCCTGCGCTGGTTCGCCGAAGGCCGACTGCGCCTGGGCCAAGGCCAGGTCGAGCTGGAAGGTGCCGCCCTGGCGGGGCCGGTGGTGTTCGATACAGAAGACAGAAGACGGAAGACAGATTTTTGCGTCGCTGCGCGACAGATTAAGTAA
- a CDS encoding CDP-alcohol phosphatidyltransferase family protein gives MFKPSFNSSDIPNLITLARILLVGPVVYALLREEFALALGLFFIAGVSDGVDGFLAKHYHWQSRLGSLLDPLADKLLLVSSSLSLAWLGLLPWWLVAAVLLRDLIIVGGALWWNFNISLLEAEPTIVSKINTFMQIVLVLAVVLAQLPLLDLLPEGALTALIWATLATTLSSGIDYVWEWSKRAREAVHGDAKQR, from the coding sequence ATGTTCAAGCCCAGCTTCAACTCAAGCGACATCCCTAATCTGATCACCCTGGCGCGTATCCTGCTGGTGGGGCCGGTGGTCTATGCCCTGCTGCGGGAGGAGTTCGCGCTGGCCCTGGGGCTGTTTTTCATCGCCGGGGTGTCCGATGGGGTGGATGGCTTCCTGGCCAAGCACTACCACTGGCAGAGTCGGCTCGGCTCCCTGCTCGATCCCCTGGCGGACAAGCTGCTGCTGGTCTCCAGCAGCCTCAGCCTGGCCTGGCTCGGCCTGCTGCCCTGGTGGCTGGTGGCGGCGGTGCTGCTGCGTGATCTGATCATCGTCGGCGGCGCCCTCTGGTGGAATTTCAACATCAGCCTGCTCGAAGCCGAGCCGACTATTGTCAGTAAAATCAACACCTTCATGCAGATCGTTCTGGTGCTGGCGGTGGTGCTGGCGCAGCTGCCTCTGCTCGACCTGCTGCCGGAGGGTGCCCTGACGGCACTGATCTGGGCAACCCTGGCCACCACCCTGAGCAGCGGCATCGATTACGTCTGGGAATGGAGCAAACGGGCCCGGGAGGCGGTACATGGCGACGCAAAGCAGCGATAG
- the purM gene encoding phosphoribosylformylglycinamidine cyclo-ligase: MHQKPVSISYRDAGVDIDAGNSLVERIKPMVKNTHRPGVLGGLGGFGALFELPLERYRQPVLVSGTDGVGTKLKLALELGRHDSIGIDLVAMCVNDILVAGAEPLFFLDYYATGKLDVEVATQVVSGIAEGCLQAGCALTGGETAEMPGLYAAGDYDLAGFAVGIAEKDRLLRPERVQAGDQILGLASSGPHSNGYSLIRKIIEVAGLDLNAPFENTSLGQALLAPTRIYVKPLLALLDQLEVHALAHITGGGLPENLPRVLPQGLDAEIDLGSWPRPALFRLLQEQGNVVESEMLRTFNCGIGMLVIVPAEQAQQATALLGQAGEQVYRLGQIIANGGQAPQVRLQGAAN, from the coding sequence GTGCACCAGAAACCCGTCTCCATCAGCTACCGCGACGCCGGGGTCGATATCGACGCCGGCAACAGCCTCGTTGAACGCATCAAGCCCATGGTCAAAAACACCCACCGGCCCGGCGTATTGGGCGGTCTGGGGGGCTTTGGCGCCCTGTTCGAGCTGCCCCTGGAGCGCTACCGCCAGCCGGTGCTGGTATCCGGCACCGATGGCGTCGGCACCAAGCTCAAGCTGGCGCTGGAGCTGGGCCGCCACGACAGCATCGGCATCGATCTGGTGGCCATGTGCGTCAACGACATCCTGGTCGCCGGCGCCGAGCCGCTGTTTTTCCTCGACTACTATGCCACCGGCAAGCTGGACGTGGAGGTGGCCACCCAGGTAGTCAGCGGCATCGCCGAGGGCTGCCTGCAGGCCGGCTGCGCCCTCACCGGTGGCGAGACCGCCGAGATGCCCGGCCTATACGCCGCCGGCGACTATGATCTGGCCGGCTTTGCCGTGGGCATTGCCGAAAAGGACCGGCTGCTGCGCCCAGAGCGGGTGCAGGCAGGAGATCAGATTCTCGGCCTGGCCTCCTCCGGCCCGCATTCCAACGGCTACTCCCTGATCCGCAAGATCATCGAGGTGGCCGGGCTGGACCTCAACGCGCCCTTTGAGAACACAAGCCTGGGCCAGGCCCTGCTGGCGCCCACGCGCATCTACGTCAAGCCCCTGCTGGCCTTGCTGGATCAGCTGGAGGTACACGCCCTGGCGCACATCACCGGCGGCGGCCTGCCGGAGAACCTGCCGCGGGTGCTGCCCCAGGGCCTGGATGCGGAGATTGACCTCGGCAGCTGGCCGCGCCCAGCGCTGTTCCGGCTGCTGCAGGAGCAGGGCAATGTGGTGGAGTCAGAGATGCTGCGCACCTTCAACTGCGGCATCGGCATGCTGGTGATAGTCCCGGCGGAGCAGGCCCAGCAGGCCACCGCCCTGCTGGGCCAGGCCGGTGAGCAGGTCTATCGCCTCGGCCAGATCATAGCCAACGGCGGTCAAGCGCCGCAGGTGCGCCTGCAGGGGGCCGCCAACTAA
- a CDS encoding DUF2066 domain-containing protein: MNRSLRVLPLLLLIWLAAPLQADDGDYFLELSVADEQQSTQDAAFAEGLRRLLLRLGNGQPLWLQPAFADLPPAAWRYVAKFNYRSPADTSQRRILRIWFRPDALRTALAQRGLALNRESSETLVWLLRQQGEEYWLVDPDEPASAYRSLTEQGRAQGLRLLLPLADLQERAAFAADQGQAQADASLISLSQRYAVGALLIGRMTPLEDGWRLHWTRLEQGQRSEWADQGPQLGPLLGQGLARLSAAPQATPTDQGETLELAIGGLDSPGSARRLLDYLNRLSLVQAARHLGREGAWQILQLDLIGGRDDLLQALAFGGQLAAVAPPQPAKPKPKPPAHDFQDPFNLPGRSQAPKPGPAQPKRLYFTRL; the protein is encoded by the coding sequence ATGAATAGATCCCTGCGCGTCCTGCCCCTGCTGTTGTTGATCTGGCTTGCCGCGCCCCTGCAGGCCGATGATGGCGACTATTTCCTTGAGCTGAGCGTTGCCGATGAGCAGCAATCCACCCAGGACGCGGCTTTTGCCGAGGGCCTGCGCCGCCTGCTGTTGCGCCTTGGCAACGGCCAGCCCCTCTGGTTGCAGCCCGCCTTTGCCGATCTGCCGCCAGCGGCCTGGCGCTATGTGGCCAAGTTCAATTACCGCAGCCCGGCGGATACCAGCCAGCGGCGCATCCTGCGCATCTGGTTCCGGCCCGATGCCCTGCGCACGGCCCTCGCCCAGCGCGGCCTGGCGCTGAATCGGGAGTCCTCCGAGACCCTGGTCTGGCTGCTGCGGCAACAGGGCGAGGAATACTGGCTTGTGGACCCGGACGAGCCTGCTTCGGCCTATCGAAGCCTGACCGAGCAGGGGCGGGCGCAGGGTCTGCGCCTGCTGCTTCCCCTGGCGGATCTGCAAGAGCGGGCCGCCTTTGCCGCTGATCAGGGACAGGCCCAGGCCGATGCCAGCCTGATCAGCCTGTCCCAGCGCTATGCCGTCGGGGCCTTGCTGATTGGCCGCATGACCCCGCTGGAGGACGGCTGGCGGCTGCATTGGACCCGCCTGGAGCAGGGCCAGCGCAGTGAGTGGGCCGATCAGGGGCCGCAACTGGGGCCGCTGCTGGGTCAGGGCCTGGCGCGCCTGAGCGCGGCCCCGCAGGCCACGCCGACCGACCAGGGCGAGACCCTGGAGCTGGCCATAGGTGGCCTGGATAGCCCCGGCTCGGCCCGTCGCCTGCTGGATTACCTCAACCGGCTGAGCCTGGTGCAGGCGGCGCGACACCTGGGCCGGGAGGGGGCTTGGCAGATCCTGCAACTGGACCTGATCGGCGGGCGCGACGACCTGCTGCAGGCACTCGCCTTCGGCGGTCAGCTGGCAGCGGTTGCGCCACCCCAACCGGCCAAGCCCAAACCCAAACCCCCGGCGCATGATTTTCAGGACCCCTTCAACCTGCCCGGCCGCAGCCAGGCCCCCAAGCCAGGCCCCGCGCAGCCCAAGCGCCTGTATTTCACCCGGCTCTGA
- a CDS encoding AI-2E family transporter, whose protein sequence is MATQSSDSRHWYYLALALLGGWLVHLLSPILAPFLISALLAYLGDPLCDRLEEKGLSRTLAVSLVFIALLLALLLMLLLVLPQLEAQISYLLKQFPGYLEWLRNHVLPWAQKHLGLIGQLQDLSLVQELLAEHWREAGGLVKGLLSSVSSSGTALLLLLMNLVLVPVLTFYLLRDWDLLTAGVRVLLPRRFEPTLVRLAQESDAMLGAFIRGQLMVMLALGMIYATGLWLLGLELALLIGMIAGVVSFVPYLGLILGILMAGVAAVLQFHAIEPLLGVALVFVVGQVVEGAVLTPKFVGDQIGMHPVAVIFAVMAGGHLFGFFGVLLALPAAAVFMVWLRHAVGRYKLSRLY, encoded by the coding sequence ATGGCGACGCAAAGCAGCGATAGCCGACACTGGTATTACCTGGCCCTGGCCCTGCTGGGCGGCTGGCTGGTGCACCTGCTCTCGCCTATCCTAGCCCCCTTCCTGATCAGCGCCCTGCTGGCCTATCTGGGTGACCCCCTGTGTGATCGCCTGGAGGAGAAAGGCCTGAGCCGCACCCTGGCGGTGAGCCTGGTGTTTATCGCCCTGTTGCTCGCCCTGCTGCTCATGCTGCTGCTGGTACTGCCCCAGCTGGAAGCGCAGATCAGCTATCTGCTCAAGCAGTTTCCCGGCTATCTGGAATGGCTGCGCAACCATGTCCTGCCCTGGGCGCAGAAACATCTGGGGCTGATCGGCCAGCTGCAAGACCTGAGCCTGGTGCAGGAACTGCTTGCCGAGCATTGGCGCGAGGCCGGTGGCCTGGTCAAGGGGCTGCTCAGCTCGGTATCCAGCTCAGGTACGGCGCTGCTGCTGCTGCTGATGAATCTGGTGCTGGTCCCGGTACTGACCTTTTACCTGCTGCGCGACTGGGACCTGCTCACCGCCGGCGTGCGGGTGCTGCTGCCCCGGCGCTTCGAGCCCACCCTGGTGAGGCTGGCGCAGGAGTCGGATGCCATGCTCGGGGCCTTCATCCGGGGCCAGTTGATGGTCATGCTGGCGCTGGGGATGATCTACGCCACCGGGCTGTGGCTGTTGGGGCTGGAGCTGGCCCTGCTGATCGGCATGATCGCCGGGGTGGTCAGCTTTGTGCCCTATCTGGGGTTGATCCTGGGCATACTCATGGCCGGGGTGGCGGCGGTGCTGCAATTTCACGCCATCGAGCCCCTGCTGGGGGTGGCCCTGGTGTTCGTCGTCGGTCAGGTGGTGGAGGGCGCGGTGCTCACCCCCAAGTTCGTCGGCGACCAGATCGGCATGCACCCGGTGGCGGTGATCTTCGCCGTCATGGCCGGCGGCCACCTGTTCGGCTTCTTCGGCGTACTCCTGGCCCTGCCCGCCGCCGCCGTGTTCATGGTCTGGCTCAGGCACGCCGTGGGCCGCTACAAGCTCAGCAGGCTTTACTGA